Proteins from a genomic interval of Rosa chinensis cultivar Old Blush chromosome 2, RchiOBHm-V2, whole genome shotgun sequence:
- the LOC112189548 gene encoding LOB domain-containing protein 41, producing MRMSCNGCRILRKGCSENCSIRPCLQWIKSPESQANATVFLAKFYGRAGLMNLINAGPEHLRPAIFRSLLYEACGRIVNPIYGSVGLLWSGSWQLCQAAVENVLKGQPITPITSEAAASGHGPPLKAYDIRHVSKDENSAASNDPQKAKTRYRFKRSVGKPKQPNKTGSGSGVEDAAARFEAKPNWTSDEFNRSTSHESSLSHQSEAANVDGDSKETESMVSSETAEASLLFRAEPESSAHKRTAPVQENELGLELTLGFESSSRAPHVVPVKKRRVDASGFCGGSSSGDGACKMELGLA from the exons ATGCGGATGAGCTGTAATGGATGCCGAATACTACGCAAGGGGTGCAGTGAGAATTGTAGCATCAGACCCTGTTTGCAGTGGATAAAGAGCCCCGAATCCCAAGCCAACGCCACCGTTTTCCTCGCCAAGTTTTACGGCCGCGCCGGGCTCATGAACCTCATCAACGCCGGACCCGAACACCTCCGACCTG CGATTTTCCGGTCACTGCTCTACGAGGCATGCGGGAGGATTGTGAACCCGATTTACGGGTCGGTCGGGTTGTTGTGGTCCGGGTCATGGCAGCTATGCCAAGCCGCCGTGGAGAACGTGCTGAAGGGCCAGCCGATCACGCCGATCACCTCTGAGGCCGCGGCCAGCGGGCATGGCCCACCTCTCAAGGCGTACGACATTCGACACGTGTCCAAGGACGAGAACTCCGCCGCGTCCAATGACCCCCAGAAGGCAAAGACGCGCTACCGGTTCAAGAGGTCCGTCGGGAAGCCCAAGCAGCCCAACAAGACCGGGTCGGGATCCGGAGTTGAGGACGCGGCGGCTCGCTTTGAAGCCAAGCCGAACTGGACCAGCGACGAGTTCAACCGGTCGACGAGTCACGAGTCGTCGCTGAGTCACCAGTCCGAGGCTGCCAACGTGGACGGCGACAGCAAGGAAACCGAGAGCATGGTTTCCTCGGAGACGGCCGAGGCTTCGCTGTTGTTCCGAGCCGAGCCGGAGTCATCGGCTCACAAGCGAACCGCGCCGGTTCAGGAAAACGAGTTAGGTCTGGAGCTGACTCTCGGATTCGAATCGTCATCACGTGCTCCCCACGTGGTTCCGGTCAAGAAGAGAAGGGTAGACGCCTCAGGATTCTGCGGTGGGTCGTCGTCGGGCGACGGCGCGTGTAAAATGGAGCTGGGCCTTGCTTGA